Part of the Pomacea canaliculata isolate SZHN2017 linkage group LG11, ASM307304v1, whole genome shotgun sequence genome is shown below.
TAGAAGCACGAccacaacaataaaacacaatcaagGAGAGCCGATACTCTCAGCCTGTGAGGCAAAGGGACATAACACGTGATATGCATGCCAAGTCTCGTCGTCTCGCTTTCTTGGTTTGACAATCAACAATGTGacagtttgcacatttttttatttgaatccAGGTACGTGTGCAAAgagatcgtgtgtgtgtgtgtcttttacCAACTAACAGACCGGAAAACACGAGTCTCTCTGAGACCGCCCTTGACCCCGAGTCACTGATCAGCAATGAAGGTCCGTGGTCTCagggttacttccctttgatgCTCAGTCTTCGTGATTCACATCGGTTACTGCGGCCATCAGACCTGACTTTTGTAAGTCACAGGCTCACAGAGCTAAAGGGACCACAGGCATGGAGAGTGATTTCAGGTACGTGTGCGTACATCATGTGTTAGTGCACACGTGTGATTGCACATCTGTGTCAGGGTGAGTTTGTGTACAGTATTGTATAGTTTGTAGATATtattgtatagtttgtatatagCATTGCATAGGTTGTGTACAAtattgtatagtttgtatatagGGTTTTTTGAGTGAATATATTACTGTGGGCTCTCTGTCTAAAACTCTATGCCCACCTAGTTATTACATGGAAATACgggaaaaaaactgtgaaaattATGTAATAATGTGGAAATGgaatttgtttctatttgtatACAGAGGAAGACAACTCAGTAAGGAGAAGCTAGGTGTGCTAGAAACCAATTCATCGAAtaaaatttctggaaaaaacGCTTTCATgctttgaaacttttattttttcatttaattatttccaTATGGTCTTCATCATCGACTCATAGAACAGAATCAAACCTTTTGATTCTTTGAAATTTGTTAATGTCTGTGACATTGTTTTTCACACCTCTGTGATTTACTGGGCTTAATGTCTTGGTCTCCGTCGTTAAGGTCGGTTAGTCACTAATACACTTTATTCAGATCTCGACTCAGCCatgttgttcattttgtttccttGGAAGCCTTGCGCTTGACACCATGCCTTGCTTCTCATGagtaggagaaataaaagaaacaatagaaaaaaaaactccacaaGCAGAAAACAGTTCATTACCGAAGTAAATAGTCTCCCTTAGTCAAAGTGAAGATTACcaaataaatattgatatcGAGCAATATCTACAAAATCTATCGCtggttttgctttgcttttttttttctttgattttttttttttttggggggggggttgttttgGAGAAAGTGTGATTAGTAACgttaattttgatttttctgtttgcctatgatgattttgttttaataaatacaagctTATTTTAGTTCTAGTCATGGAGAAACAGCAGTGTTATTGAACTTAAAGTTTTAAACTAGACACAAGAACAGAATGGTTAGTATAACACATGAATTAAGGTTGTTGAAAAAGGACTAATGCGGGCTATCACAATCACAATACGGTGGACAACAGCCTAAGATGGTAACAAATGGCCAGGTAGGGCTACCCCAGCAGAAGCAGAATCTCAGGTCATTCAACTCCACGTGCTTCATGGTCTGACTCCAGTCTGACTGACAGTCACGTGTactgggagggggaggggtggggagaatGGGTGATTTGTCTCCTGTAGTAAATGACATGGACAGGTAATGACAGGTGAGCGTGTAGTCTTGATGTTACAAACTGTACCTAGACACACAACAACCTCACATTTGTACTACTGTGACATCACCGCAGATACAGCAGACTTGTAGTATATACATCCTCAAATTTGTTTGTGTCTATGCGTTGTTTCTAACAAACTTCAAATTCAAGAATGCTcattatatcttttattttgttttatctaaatAGCATTGGTTCAATCTTAATGCCAACATTCTAGAGGcttcgaaatattttttttcagttcaaccCCTTTCTAgatgaacacattttttaaaaaatattagaaatactTTAAAGACTTTTTGTATTTACAAGGGTATTGACAAATGCTTCTCAACTGAGCATGTCAAGTATATACAAAGTGGTGCACTATATACAGTAGTATCTACAGCTATATTGTTGTAAAAGTACAGCAACACATGTCAAAGTGCATCTTGAATGGGcatagttttgaaaataaaagcacaatatATTATAGATATGATGATATTATGGAGATCAGCtgagaaaagaagacaagaagtaGGGAAGGCAGCCTTGATGTGGGAGAGGTAGAGacacacaaaactacatcacgtgacagaggtACGACTGTGGCTCGTGTTCACGTGGCTAATCGTCAGGAGAGACAATCAccagttgtgacgtacaccgggacATCCAATGAAGTGGGACAAAGATTGTATGATGCTCCAGACACACCACGACTTtcctctccagaccacgaacacgatctCCGCTGGCCACCCACACTACGTCACTACGGGCCGTGGCCAcatcctcgatgtcatcatccttcatcaccttCACTGGGATatccgcttcttgcagtcctgtcaCCATACCCGAGATGTCGGTCACGTCACCCCAGTACAGCATTAACATGTCTCGCCACTGCAGACGAAGTGTTgtactgtcacttctggaagtTTCTGAAGATGCCTGGCCATTCTCTGTTAATATTTAAAGTGTGCATAAACAAAACGCATTCATATATATAGGAGGGTTCcataaaaatggaaacaaaccTGAAATAAAATCCTCATACGCATTATAACGTTTATTCCTTGTTCACCTACTTCACTAGTCATGACGCTATTGACAGGCCAGGAACTAGAcatatttcagattttaaacacttttcggccttaaatatatttagataATAATTTACACTATGACACAATgcacaaaagaaattaaaatatttatttaactaaaactgtttttagTAATTTAAACTAAGTCAGGCTTTAATTTCTTACATCACAAATTGTTGTATGCGGTTACGCAAAGCATGGAAAAGTATAGAAGAAATTAGTTCCTGGTATATAAAAACGTTAAACAATATCCACACCTACCTGTAGCatcaacacggagactgtgtaggaagctggccacctcaccaCCGCAAGTGACACAGTCTTGCGGCAGATGACTTgtgtgaccctgacctcggtgatacagtcgtgtgactggcgggccgtctgtctGGTCGGCCACACCTCGCTTACTGTACGGGTGGACATCATGGTACTCAGTGATCTCGCTGTCCTTCTccacttccctgacgacggccggggGACAGCGAAGGGGTCTGGTTAGATGTTCCTCTTGCCAGCCACGGGGGGCAGCTCCATGATAAtaacttgccgcccaaagatgaAGCTGAGGAatttgtgtcagcagcttgccAAGGAAGGTCTGGACATCATGCCTGTTACCAACATGAGTGTTACAGAGGATGAAGAAAAGTTACCAAGTGTATGGTGCTTATTTCCTTTTGCTTTCAATGTTCTTTGTGAGGATATGATAAAAGCTACATAAGCGAAGTTTGgtgctaaaatatttttctacatctGAGTTATTTATGACTGTCTCACAATGTGTAGGTAACATCTATCAGAATCAACAGTAGTAATCGTTTAACGACACATAAGATAAAGCAACACATGTATCCACCAATGTTTCATTTCCTCACATTCTGTGCAACTTACTTTGGTCCTGCTTCATCCGCGATGACATATAATTCCCCTTCTGTCGCTGCCTGTGATAAGTGTTTCGCTGCCTTGTCCGCATCTTTCTTATCGTTAAAGAAATCATACTCCAGAAGATGGAGATGTTCAGATGATGCCGCTGTTGTCGGATCCTCCTTTATCGTCTGCAGCAGCAGGTGATGCAGCACTCTACACGCCAAGCGACTACCTTTCCATGTAGacacaacgtagacgtggtgaccacaccgcagccactgtatggccatcagcagcagcaccacagttttacctgtaccgggcggtccggtgacaaagagtgtgggaggcgccgtgtgtagcaggtgaacttgctccgggaagagtgtgattacagcagtatagcactctcctgtccaccacacggcctgacccagggtcttgacactcacacgtggaggaaaTATGCATTTTACAGACACTGTAGTCGCTGGTCCACAGAACCTGTCAATATATAAAGAATGTTTTCAGGGAAACATGTTTGCTCAATATCTCTCCTTCTGCTTTCTAACTAGTCATTGTTTTCCTATTGATTatcttaagattttttttatctttttaaactttctatTTAATAAAGTATATTCaagaagaccaaaaaaaaaaaatgaattcggCTATACCTtactttttgctgttttctctgCAATcttgtaaattatctttttgATTGTTCTTAGATTGACATGTTCTGGGGCTGCAGTTATCGTGAACAAATTAGCAAACTCTAAATTAGCATCGACCTGGCTAAAAGAGTTTTGTACAGATCAAAGGTCATGTGAGGGTCAGGTCCAGccacagccacacgtcgctgccaccagtgtccgagttccctcagcacgtgactactgacgtcacacggggtcttggggtcagacaactggtcacagcacagacacagaccagcgATGTCAGCGGGGTCTGATGTTCCTAGacatcgacacaggtcctgtaacaCAACCACGTgctttgaagaagaagaaaaaattactaCTATATGGTAGCACTGCTGCTGGAGGAATACAcactatttaaataaatgtgaaaatggAAATGTCATGTAAAGGGTTATGAATATCTAATTGACAGGAGACGAACATATCGAGAATTAACAATTTACTTCAAGGCTGTATATTGATAGTGAGATATGCACATTACAGCTGTATATGGACAGTGAGATACCCACATTACAGCTGTATATGGACAGTGAGAAAGTATAgtgcgtcacacgggtatcggGCCGCATACGGATAGTATGCGCTCCTCCGGGTTCGGGGGTAGTTGTTTGCTCCTACTCTAAAAATACCATTTCTTTACCTGACTGAAATGAGGTAAGAGAAATCCACACTATAAGAGAACTTGGTAGAAAAATAgtagagaaaaatagaaaggacGATGCGTCACAAGAGACCATATTTTTGCAGAGTAAAGGGACCCGCCGAGAAGGTAGAATGCTAACAATTTGGAAGATATTCCCAGCGAGGCCTAGAAGTCAATAGTTATGTAATAAAAGAAAGCCAAAGCTAGtgagaaaatgacaagaaaatgagtACTCGATCTACTTTGTTCTTCTGGGTTTAAAGAATGTTAGTTAACTTTATCCGACACATTTTTCGctgaacaaatctttaaaataccAATTTGAATCCTTTCTTTTTTGAGACATAATGCTACTACAATCCTTACTTGGCTCAGCTGGGGATCATCAGATATAGCCTGTTGTACCCAGGCAGTTGGGAGATTAGGGacagcgatggtcttagtgatgcgcagatcgggacagacatcagacaccaggtgagacaacatggcctccgccttgtccagctgtgacacagCCTGTCTCAGTTTCCTTTTAATGTTACTGTTTATATCCTGCTGTGTTAAGTCAAGTTCCCTAACATTTTCACCAAAAGacttcacctcacagacgacaaacccgtaatgtcggtgaataagaagcacatcaaagtctcccttTTTCCAGTTTCTTGGCAGATCAGGAGGAAGGTTGGCGGGTAGGGGGAGCTGGGCAGCCTCGCAGCataacaaggttcacccaggtactgtccgaactgaagctgacttATTCCGACCAACACTTCTCGTTCTGGTCAAACAATCTCTGAAGATGGAGGAGTACccgctgcatggctgcatcatctCTGGTGTCACTGTCCTGAACGAGAAAAGGCTGAGAAATGGAAACAACTGGTGGAGTTGTCGCTGGCTCCATGGACTGACAAGCTTGTCCGGGTGCATGCTGAAGAACCCAAACATCCTGACCACCAACAGACTGCTGGTCAtaggcacgcggttgacgtagacaggaggcaggaagtaggcctGTGActcgagatcagggaacgcggcctcaacccactggagccagaatgtctgagTTTCGGTTGCGATGACTCCCTGTGCATAGCCCATTCTTATAAGAAAATGTTACATCGTAGgtcttatttaattatttctatGTCTTAATAAACTGTACATCCTCATTTGCAGAATGCCATCTGCCACGTGACCTATAAACGTTGCAGTCTCTTCCTCTATTTACTTCCTGGAGGAATTAATTACatctcttttattttgcatCATGCGATGACAAGTAAATATCATCAGCAATGACAGACAATTGCAAACTTTAAATATGATAGCAGTTATTCTAATTTTGACATTCTTCACTGTCTTACCTGTTGTGAAGTAGACGGAGGATGATCAGAAATCGTCGGTAACAGTCTCCCCTGAGGTTCAAGTGTATCGGGTGCAGCGTCCGTTGCTTGAGTTCCTTCTCCGGGGATGAGGCTGATCTCTGTTCCGCTGCTCATTGTCTGAAAGAAAACCTGAAGCATCAACATCATGTTTATAATTACATGACCTTACCTTCTCTGAATATTCTTTAAAGAATACGTGATGATGATACACGAGGTTTGTGAAACAGCTTTAGTACTGATGTGAGGATAAAGGGTACAGGTCGTCTGTACAGGTCGTCTCATGACCTTTATCATGTCGCTAACGAGCGAGGTGTTATGGCagcatttaaatgtatttagtgacgcaggttctttttttttccttcaaggTAGCAGGGTatgagggtgagggtggggtTAACCTACGTCGTCGGTTGTCGTGAACTGTTCCTTTGCTATGTTTTCATCTCGACTGTTTATATCCTCCACTTTTACTTCGTCATCACTGTCACGTGATCGTCAATGAAGGATGTCTGGAAGATGTGAATTTAGCATTTAGCTTAGCATTTATTCTTTCTGGGAAGCGGACTGTAAGGACACGTAAACctgttctgttgttttgtcttttttttataataggaAACGAAAGCTCCCAGTTGTGAGCATTCATGTGTACACTTTATTTGTGATTACATGTTAAAGGTGAATTAACATATCCTACATACGTCAACATGTCTGATCAAAAGGTTTCTACTGTCAGCTTGACCCAattacaagagagagagggttaGAGAGAGACTTCAAACTATCGCATCACTATATATAGTAGGCTCAGGTAGAACATAAGTTTGCACAGcggcaaataatttttaaaaatgaattttgcgagctcctgtgtatgtgtgttactGGGCAAATATATAAAGTTTATTGATTATGGTGTGTacacacatgtgtgtgtctaGTTTATTGATTGcgatgtatgtgtatatgcatatacgtacataatgtttacatgtgtatgtgaTGAGATTTTGTATTTCTAACTTCTCCGTGTATGCTGTACACAAGATCACATCCCAGTGTATGTTGTGGATATTATCACAGTATTTCGTACTACAATCTTTAGTCATTCATATTCAAGCATTGATCGAGACATACCATTTGATATGAGCCAGATGGTAGGGGCAATAAAATCGAGAgatggtctctctctctcacacacacacacacgcatacatccATATCATTTTGAATAGTGTTTGTCGCTTCCCAAAGTTAAGTGAAGCGAAACAATGATGGTCATACGGGTACAGTATACCTATGTTGTCAGCAAACACCAAGCTAATCTGTGCCAACcacacctacagacacacaTCACGGTGGCAGACACGGTACAGCTGACACCAGtaggttattttttttgtgttgactTCCTTCGCCATCGCAGTGTGAAGCcagcgtgtgtgggtgtgtttctGTATGTCACTAGGTAGCACAGTCAGGTACATCCACCCGTAAATCTTCATGCATGATCAGTGAAGAGAAAAGGCAGTTATATCGCCAAGACACTGCTGCACACgtgaaagtcagccaaacatacaaacacgcaaacaTTAAATGAACCAATTAAGCGATTTCAATGTCTGGGTTAGTTAGTAAAAAGACTTACCTGTCTTCGCGTCTACACATGGCAGGATTACATGCGACTCTGGAAACACCGTGTTGTATCATGTTCCGCAGTGACCTCaaatgctgtcacgtgacttgagaaacactctaaacattttctctcctcACCTGTGAGGAGGCAGAAGGGTTCGAAACTGGGTTACACTGGagtgtctctcacacacgccATGTTCCTTGTgcctgtgaaagagagagagatcgaaGTACGGGTGGGATTCATGTTTATCATTTATGTTTCCATTTGAGCTGTCAGAGAGATACAGGGGGGAGGTGGGTTTTTTCCAGATAAATTCAATGTGCACAAAGGCCATGAAATTTCTAGTTCGTGAGATTTCGTCTCCActacacccctcccccacctcgtGCCGCTTGAGTTGCTTTCAGATTCCATTAGCAAGCAGTGGCAAACCCGCTATGCGTAActatttttgatgatgatgtttagtaaaccaagtgaaaaaaatattaacattttcagGCAAAGGTGTCATCATCTAGATTATTCGAGTCAATGAATGTTTATCCTCCTGATACTCCTGACTTGTTGTAATGCTATTCAACGAACGCCAAAAGAAGTTTATGTCAGTCTGAGATTTTCTCAAGATACTTTATGAAGGAACAAATCATCCTCACCAGCATCTAATTATCTCTATGGTCCTCAGCACTGGCGTAAACAAGAGAAAGGAAGTATAGGTGTGAGAATCAAGATCCGGGAACACGGTCTCAACACTGGAGGCAAACTGTTTGTGGGCTTGCCCGattttctgtgtatgtttgttttttcctagttattcctcgaggagcatagagccgcaacaacacctcgccagcggacccagtATAGGGCAgaccccttcagttgggcccaggtggttccgatgttCTTTGcctcttttccaagtctgcttcggtctcccaactctcctcttcccccgagggttccagtcaagtgtctgcctggcaatggtgtcagctggtttgcgcaggctGTGTCAAGCTTGTCAAGAAACAGTTACAGACTCAGCTGTTAAGAACAATACTTGTGAAAAGTCGTAAGTGTAAAACATAAATTAACTAGCTCAGAGGCATATGTGGACAAATGAATGGGAGTGGGTCACCATGTCTTGCATGGCATGGCAAAATGAAACATAACCTTTCCATCAGCTTCCCTTACAAACTTTATAAATTAAGTACATATTTCTGATGGACATGTGTTGAGAGAACACAGTTTTCCCTGCTATGAGCCTAAGGAGGTTGTCAGTCAGCAACCATATGCTCCACAGTCAAAAGCAATAAACCCAGACTTCCGAGTCTGCACCTACCTCATGACTAGTATTTAATAAATAAGCTACAAGGAATGAATTCTCAGGGCTAGTGAGACTCTTAAGCAATGTATGATGCCTTGTTGAGCAAGAAATAAGCAGTGTGCAGAGGTAGCATATGTTTACAATGTATGTCTCAACACTAGTTTACAGACCAAGACTACTAATCAGTAAACACTTCCTGCATGTGCACATTTGTTCTTCATAGACAATATGTGTGCTGGAAGACaggcaataaaaacaacttactGACAGATACGTAACTGGCAGACAACAGACACATATAGCACGGGAGCAAACAACATATGTTGGCAGACAGAAGACACAACCATTCAAGATGCTGGCAGACATCATACCAAACTAAGAGATAATTCCACACTGACAGAAGAGTTCCAGACATGGAGGCTGAATTTTAATGAATGAAATCTCAATGTGCATTTTTCTCATACAAGTGCAATTAtgcaacaataacagcaaataCCAGCCTTCACTGACTGGCTGTAACACAACTGTAAGCTCTCCAATCCAAGCTCCAATATCACTAGTACCTCAGCAAACTCTGCATCTGGAAGCTTACCAAAAGCTCTGAACAATGATCTACACCAAGCAGTTCTCAAAACATTCTTTGGATTCAATCTATTTCCATAAGTTGCATagatattttaacaatttaagtACTGAAAAGTCCTTGACCACAAAAAATGTCCACTTTTATCATTGCTAGTCAATTGGACTCGTTTCATGTGTGTATCAGCACTGTTAGTGGTGAGGTCATACAAATATGGAGATTTGTGATGTTATATCGACACCTGAAGCTTACAGAAACAGAGAACCCAGAACCATGAAAAATGGGAAAGCAAAAAGGTTTTCAGGCAGAAAACTTGAGCATCACATGTAAAACACATATCCTGTGTGTTGATTACATGGTATAAAGTCTAAAACTGAGAAAGAACTGGTcagtttcctttttgttttaaaaagcttcCAGATAAAAGTAAAGACTAACAGGGAGAGATTAggtaatacatttttgtaatagaaaaaaacaacctttttaAACAGCTGTTTCTGCAATCTCTATAAAATAATCACAAGGTTAAGTGTAAAAGGCTGATCAGTAATTGTAAAAACAACTTAGTTAATAATACAGCTTGTTATCATCACATATCAGAGTTATCTGCCACTTGCTTAAGTATTTTAGACAAAAATGGGTTTTTGTACACAGCAAATATGATCATTTGAAGCAACACTTACAAATATGTGTGCAACACTAATGTCAGTATTCATGCAAAAACTGTGACCTTTTACTAGTGGCTACAGATTTTGCTCAAATGAGTTATGAAGTGGAATAAACCACCATAATACAAGCTTCACCATCTATGTTCATTCGTGTATAATGAAGAAACAGGATAAAATGCTATCTACTGTGTTAGCAattacttttcaaatattttgttatatagTGTTTAATCTAAAAGGTATCTGTTAAATTTACTGCAGAGTAAATTGATCAAGCATAGGACAGCTGTCGCTTTGAAAAAATTGATCCATCTTGATGCAGCTaaataaagcttaaaaaataatcagtgcgggcgtgtacacacacacccttttaAATCAATGGTGGCAGTGTCAACATTTTTTGTGACTAGAGTAAGTTTTTGATTCttatcacaatcacaaaaaaaaaaaaattgtgactctaaaaaaataaatatcttacaTCACCCTGCTCCAATTCAATTTCAAGTCTTCTTTACtccttaaaagaaaacaaacaaacaaaaaaaaaaaaattgcaaggcATTTGCCTGTTTCAAATCTTAGCATTATAACTGTAGTCTCTGAccaac
Proteins encoded:
- the LOC112576098 gene encoding uncharacterized protein LOC112576098, with the protein product MAIQWLRCGHHVYVVSTWKGSRLACRVLHHLLLQTIKEDPTTAASSEHLHLLEYDFFNDKKDADKAAKHLSQAATEGELYVIADEAGPKHDVQTFLGKLLTQIPQLHLWAASYYHGAAPRGWQEEHLTRPLRCPPAVVREVEKDSEITEYHDVHPYSKRGVADQTDGPPVTRLYHRGQGHTSHLPQDCVTCGGEVASFLHSLRVDATENGQASSETSRSDSTTLRLQWRDMLMLYWGDVTDISGMVTGLQEADIPVKVMKDDDIEDVATARSDVVWVASGDRVRGLERKVVVCLEHHTIFVPLHWMSRCTSQLVIVSPDD